A genomic segment from Desulfurispirillum indicum S5 encodes:
- a CDS encoding M16 family metallopeptidase — protein MKAWQRVLTGVLLSVLLVCTAAARNGAEIRTLENGITMVMLRDANLPLVSMGFYQPGGVVAQSEDNSLASITYALLSEGTRTYSRQQLHSIEENGGSIGAQSYNRLGALSATVHRDDAATTLSFLVSMQREPLLPPERFEVIRNQTMAAIANRQAIAHRHGAWLFRRELFAGTPMAFTATGDAEATANLSIDEVRDYHRRVIARSGGAYFLLAGDLDQPLIELVVSQLSALPADDETALKAFVHFDTASPLQRWHDAPGQQAHIFLRYGAPGADDPCFPPLQVGTAILGGGMGSRMFSQLREREGLAYSVNASLGTTMVNASIDAYMGTARHNAAYALDAMQRHFRQLRDELVSESELQRAQNYLVGNHALSRETIGDQGFSALLNIAMGLGAEHDASYPERIFAVTAQQIQQCAQQWLDAEPDFLVYGADQPR, from the coding sequence ATGAAGGCGTGGCAGCGTGTCCTGACCGGGGTGCTGCTGAGCGTCCTGCTGGTGTGTACTGCCGCCGCGCGCAATGGTGCCGAGATACGCACTCTGGAAAATGGTATCACCATGGTGATGCTGCGTGACGCAAACCTGCCGCTGGTCTCCATGGGCTTCTACCAGCCCGGTGGCGTCGTGGCCCAATCCGAAGACAACTCCCTGGCTTCCATAACCTACGCCCTGCTCAGTGAGGGCACCCGCACTTACTCCCGGCAGCAGCTGCACTCCATTGAGGAGAACGGTGGCTCCATCGGTGCCCAGAGCTATAATCGCCTGGGAGCTCTCAGCGCTACGGTTCACCGTGATGACGCGGCGACCACCCTCTCCTTCCTCGTCTCCATGCAGCGCGAACCACTGCTGCCGCCGGAGCGCTTTGAAGTTATCCGCAACCAGACCATGGCGGCCATTGCCAACCGGCAGGCCATCGCCCACCGTCACGGCGCCTGGCTTTTTCGCCGCGAACTCTTTGCCGGTACCCCCATGGCTTTCACGGCCACCGGCGATGCTGAAGCCACCGCAAACCTGAGTATTGACGAGGTTCGCGACTACCACCGCCGGGTTATCGCCCGCTCTGGTGGTGCGTACTTCCTGCTGGCCGGCGACCTTGATCAGCCGTTGATTGAATTGGTCGTCAGTCAGCTCAGCGCCCTGCCCGCCGATGATGAGACTGCCCTGAAGGCATTTGTGCACTTCGATACGGCCTCGCCCCTGCAGCGCTGGCACGACGCGCCCGGTCAGCAGGCCCACATCTTCCTGCGCTATGGGGCCCCCGGAGCTGATGACCCCTGCTTTCCTCCCCTGCAGGTGGGAACCGCCATACTGGGTGGTGGCATGGGAAGCCGTATGTTCAGCCAGCTGCGGGAGAGAGAAGGGTTGGCCTATTCGGTGAATGCCAGCTTGGGGACCACCATGGTCAACGCTTCCATCGATGCCTATATGGGTACGGCGCGCCACAACGCGGCCTATGCGCTGGATGCCATGCAGCGCCACTTTCGTCAGCTTCGCGACGAGCTGGTCAGCGAGAGCGAGCTGCAGCGGGCTCAGAATTACCTGGTGGGAAATCATGCCCTCAGCCGTGAAACCATCGGCGATCAGGGATTTTCGGCACTGCTGAATATTGCCATGGGGCTGGGTGCCGAGCACGATGCCAGCTATCCTGAGCGTATCTTTGCCGTCACGGCCCAGCAGATACAGCAATGCGCCCAGCAGTGGCTGGACGCAGAACCAGATTTCCTTGTCTATGGGGCGGATCAGCCCAGGTGA
- the purM gene encoding phosphoribosylformylglycinamidine cyclo-ligase translates to MSNDNTSKTITYKDAGVDVDAGNAFVRNIASMVKSTFTPGVMDNFGSFGSLFRLDIQKYRKPCLVSGTDGVGTKLQVAIMMDQHDTVGIDLVAMCVNDILVQGAEPLFFLDYLACGKLSSIKNTDIIAGIAEGCRQSRAALIGGETAEMPGFYPDGKYDLAGFVVGVVDEDRVIDGSGIRTGDAIIALPSSGIHSNGYSLVRRLFFEVHNKPLDWHPAELAKPLGQTLLEPTRIYVSTVMGLLEQVSVQGMVHVTGGGLTENIPRILPAGLDALLQRDAIPTQPIFKLLQEMGNLPFEEMARTFNLGCGFLIVVREAEAAAAMDRLHAMGESPVVIGRIVDGNQQVRYE, encoded by the coding sequence ATGAGCAACGACAACACTTCCAAGACGATTACCTATAAAGATGCCGGTGTCGATGTTGACGCCGGCAATGCTTTTGTCCGCAACATCGCCTCCATGGTCAAATCCACCTTTACTCCCGGTGTCATGGATAATTTCGGCAGCTTTGGTTCCCTGTTCCGCCTGGATATCCAGAAGTATCGCAAGCCGTGCCTGGTTTCCGGCACCGATGGCGTGGGCACCAAGCTGCAGGTGGCCATCATGATGGATCAGCACGACACGGTGGGCATCGACCTGGTGGCCATGTGCGTCAACGATATTCTGGTGCAGGGTGCCGAGCCCCTGTTTTTCCTGGATTATCTGGCCTGTGGCAAACTCTCTTCCATAAAAAACACCGATATCATTGCCGGTATTGCCGAGGGCTGCCGGCAGTCCCGCGCGGCCCTGATCGGTGGCGAGACAGCAGAGATGCCCGGTTTCTACCCCGATGGCAAATATGATCTGGCTGGTTTCGTGGTGGGCGTGGTGGATGAGGATCGCGTTATTGATGGCTCCGGTATTCGCACCGGTGATGCCATCATCGCCCTGCCCTCCAGCGGCATCCACTCCAACGGCTACAGTCTGGTGCGGCGCCTCTTTTTCGAGGTGCACAACAAGCCCCTGGACTGGCATCCGGCTGAGTTGGCAAAACCCCTGGGGCAGACGCTTCTGGAGCCTACCCGCATCTATGTCTCCACTGTCATGGGCCTGCTGGAGCAGGTCAGTGTTCAGGGTATGGTGCACGTGACCGGTGGTGGTCTGACTGAAAATATTCCCCGCATCCTGCCGGCTGGTCTTGATGCCCTGCTGCAGCGGGATGCCATTCCGACCCAACCCATATTCAAGCTTCTTCAGGAGATGGGGAACCTGCCCTTCGAGGAGATGGCCCGCACCTTCAATCTGGGCTGTGGTTTCCTGATTGTGGTTCGTGAAGCCGAAGCAGCGGCTGCCATGGATCGCCTTCACGCCATGGGTGAGTCTCCGGTTGTCATTGGCCGCATCGTGGATGGGAACCAGCAGGTGCGCTATGAGTAA
- the purN gene encoding phosphoribosylglycinamide formyltransferase, with the protein MSKKLAVMLSGRGSNFVAIAETIASGALQGCHIDVVLSDKPDAPGLEEARRRGIDTMVCARRQYASKQEWEQAMIDGLQARNVDFIILAGFMRILGEGFINAFPRRILNIHPSLLPSFIGLDAQQQALDYGVRYSGCTVHFVTNDLDAGPIIVQKVVPVLPADDAAALSRRILEQEHVAYSEAIALVVAGKYEIQGRRVLLK; encoded by the coding sequence ATGAGTAAGAAGCTGGCGGTCATGCTCTCCGGGCGTGGCTCCAACTTTGTGGCCATTGCCGAAACGATTGCCAGCGGTGCCCTCCAGGGGTGCCATATTGATGTGGTGCTTTCCGACAAGCCCGATGCCCCTGGGCTGGAAGAGGCCCGCCGGCGGGGCATCGACACCATGGTCTGCGCCCGCAGGCAGTACGCCAGCAAGCAGGAGTGGGAGCAGGCCATGATCGATGGTCTGCAGGCCCGCAACGTGGACTTCATTATTCTGGCCGGATTCATGCGCATTCTGGGAGAAGGCTTTATCAATGCTTTTCCCCGGCGCATTCTCAATATCCACCCTTCCCTGCTGCCTTCCTTCATCGGGCTGGATGCCCAGCAGCAGGCCCTTGACTACGGTGTGCGCTATTCGGGTTGCACGGTTCACTTTGTGACCAACGACCTGGATGCGGGGCCGATTATCGTGCAGAAGGTTGTGCCCGTGCTGCCTGCCGATGATGCTGCCGCTCTCTCCCGTCGTATTCTGGAGCAGGAGCATGTGGCCTACAGCGAAGCCATTGCCCTGGTGGTTGCGGGGAAGTATGAAATTCAGGGCCGCCGGGTGTTGCTGAAATGA
- a CDS encoding transcriptional regulator, protein MRPIVVADQSPSLRKLFELTFSEEYEVLFADNAKGLSETVEEKDPGIVFLDADFVADQDELQALIQSISTVPVVLLRGEFSEVESLEGISREIKKPFDPDELIQCYDELVTSAAGASSDFDDLFSSIGTNSLDEEVSKEINDLFRPDSAEASGDLDIENLDMEIDSETAHELEGLLESQDGSLDELLGEEALETEDDEVSEKSNNFGADQEISMDDIDLENLDDVLDSMGDVAVALPEEGGTDPLDDAFADMDDLSADATLDALKDAQDSDDENPYLNVEEPEEIRPEPAAARGSGDHHVRLTDLQLTIPESFTPKVYFPEPKGDFSELRFVVDRSYIEDFLRHNLREHLRELLSEQIQDMLPEIARQVVEEELERLKQIKIDDI, encoded by the coding sequence ATGCGCCCGATAGTTGTTGCTGATCAAAGTCCGAGTCTGCGCAAGCTCTTCGAGCTGACCTTTAGCGAAGAATATGAAGTGCTCTTTGCCGACAACGCCAAAGGGCTTTCCGAGACCGTTGAAGAAAAGGACCCTGGCATTGTCTTTCTGGACGCGGATTTTGTTGCCGACCAGGATGAACTGCAGGCTCTGATTCAAAGTATCAGCACCGTCCCCGTGGTTCTTCTGCGCGGAGAGTTCAGTGAAGTGGAGAGCCTTGAAGGCATCAGCCGCGAAATCAAGAAGCCCTTTGATCCCGACGAACTTATCCAGTGCTACGATGAGCTGGTGACTTCGGCCGCGGGCGCATCAAGTGATTTTGACGACCTGTTCAGCAGCATTGGAACAAACTCCCTGGATGAAGAGGTTTCCAAGGAGATCAACGACCTTTTCCGTCCGGACAGCGCTGAGGCGTCTGGAGACCTGGATATTGAAAATCTGGATATGGAGATAGATTCCGAAACCGCCCATGAGCTGGAGGGTCTGCTGGAAAGCCAGGATGGCTCGCTGGATGAACTGCTGGGTGAAGAGGCTTTGGAAACGGAAGATGATGAGGTTTCGGAAAAGTCCAACAATTTTGGCGCGGATCAGGAGATCTCCATGGACGATATCGACCTGGAGAATCTGGACGATGTGCTTGATTCCATGGGCGATGTCGCGGTGGCTTTGCCTGAGGAAGGCGGAACCGATCCCCTGGACGACGCCTTCGCCGATATGGATGACCTGAGTGCTGACGCAACGCTGGATGCGCTGAAGGACGCTCAGGACAGTGATGACGAAAATCCCTATCTGAATGTGGAAGAGCCCGAGGAGATCAGGCCTGAGCCCGCTGCGGCCCGTGGCTCTGGTGATCATCACGTGCGCCTGACAGATCTGCAGCTGACCATTCCCGAATCCTTCACTCCCAAGGTGTATTTCCCCGAGCCTAAGGGCGACTTCAGCGAGCTGCGCTTTGTGGTCGATCGCAGCTACATCGAGGACTTTCTGCGTCATAACCTGCGTGAACACCTGCGCGAGCTCCTCAGCGAACAGATCCAGGACATGCTGCCTGAAATCGCCCGCCAGGTGGTGGAGGAAGAGCTGGAGCGCCTGAAGCAGATTAAAATCGACGACATCTGA
- a CDS encoding bifunctional aconitate hydratase 2/2-methylisocitrate dehydratase, with protein sequence MIEAYLQHEKERSAQGIPPKPLTPEQTASVCEMLQNPPAGKEEFLLALLRDRVSPGVDPAAEVKADFLAKIAKGQASSPVISKQDAVKMLGTMLGGYNLQYLVDLLQDSSLANEAAEALKGLVLIFDKLESINKLAASNPAAKSVMESWANAEWFTRKPDFPAEIKVKIFRVDGEINTDDFSPASEAWSRPDIPLHALCMGNKRFPGGLEQIAKMRAEGFSVAFVGDVVGTGSSRKSACNSLLWHIGEDIPFVPNKRRGGVIIGNAIAPIFFNTAQDSGALPLRCDVSKLKMGDVVTINTVEGTIKNEAGETLSTFKVNPGTLKDEYRAGGRVPLIIGRSLTNSARKLLGQGESDLFIQPDNPQPKAGQGYTQAQKIVGKACGLPGVLPGTACEPKMTTVGSQDTTGMMTADELKELACLKFQADMYMQSFCHTSAYPKPADVSMHKNLPNFVAERGGVALRPSDGVIHSWLNRLLIPDTVGTGGDSHTRFPIGISFPAGSGLIAFAGALGFMPLDMPESVLVRFKGKLREGITLRDVVNAIPYYAIKQGLLTVPKAGKINCFNGRILEMEGLPELSVEQAFELTDAAAERSAAAGCIKLSEASVVAYLKSNIALMEQMIKDGYQDAKTLEKRIADVKEWLKNPRLIEADSNAEYAEIIEINLDEMTEPIVACPNDPDDVKLLSEVAGTKVDDVFIGSCMTNIGHFRAAAKIFEGEKFNPGVRTWLTPPTRMDYKKLMAEATFAKFSAIGARIEQPGCSLCMGNQARVPDKVTVFSTSTRNFDNRLGDGAQVFLGSAEVAAVIALTGKIPTPQEYLDIYRQRVAPHAADVYNYLQFDELPQDIVSLV encoded by the coding sequence ATGATTGAAGCCTACCTCCAACACGAAAAGGAACGCAGTGCCCAGGGCATTCCTCCCAAACCGCTGACTCCCGAGCAGACCGCCAGTGTCTGTGAAATGCTGCAGAACCCGCCTGCGGGCAAAGAAGAATTCCTGCTGGCGCTCCTGCGCGATCGCGTTTCCCCCGGTGTTGACCCTGCTGCCGAAGTAAAAGCCGATTTCCTGGCCAAAATCGCCAAAGGACAGGCCAGCTCTCCCGTCATATCCAAACAGGACGCCGTGAAAATGCTGGGCACCATGCTGGGTGGCTATAACCTCCAGTACCTGGTTGACCTGCTCCAGGACAGCAGCCTGGCCAATGAAGCCGCCGAAGCCCTCAAAGGCCTCGTGCTTATCTTTGACAAGCTGGAAAGCATCAACAAGCTGGCCGCCTCCAACCCCGCTGCCAAGAGCGTGATGGAGTCCTGGGCCAACGCCGAGTGGTTCACCCGCAAACCTGACTTCCCCGCCGAAATCAAAGTGAAAATCTTCCGCGTGGACGGCGAAATCAACACCGACGATTTCTCCCCCGCTTCCGAAGCCTGGAGCCGCCCCGACATCCCCCTGCACGCCCTGTGCATGGGGAACAAGCGCTTCCCCGGCGGCCTGGAGCAAATCGCCAAGATGCGCGCTGAAGGCTTCAGCGTGGCCTTCGTGGGCGACGTCGTGGGCACCGGCTCTTCCCGTAAATCCGCCTGTAACTCCCTGCTGTGGCACATCGGCGAAGACATCCCCTTCGTCCCCAACAAGCGCCGCGGCGGCGTTATCATCGGCAACGCCATCGCGCCTATCTTCTTCAACACCGCCCAGGATTCCGGCGCCCTGCCCCTGCGCTGCGACGTTTCCAAACTGAAAATGGGTGATGTGGTTACCATCAATACCGTTGAAGGCACCATCAAGAACGAAGCCGGCGAAACCCTGAGCACCTTCAAGGTCAACCCCGGCACCCTGAAAGACGAATACCGCGCCGGTGGCCGCGTACCCCTGATCATTGGCCGCTCCCTCACCAACAGTGCCCGCAAGCTGCTGGGCCAGGGCGAAAGCGACCTGTTCATCCAGCCCGATAACCCCCAACCCAAAGCTGGCCAGGGCTATACCCAGGCTCAGAAAATCGTTGGCAAAGCCTGCGGCCTGCCCGGCGTACTGCCCGGAACCGCCTGCGAACCCAAAATGACCACCGTCGGCTCCCAGGACACCACCGGCATGATGACCGCCGACGAGCTGAAGGAACTGGCCTGCCTCAAATTCCAGGCCGACATGTACATGCAGTCCTTCTGCCACACCTCCGCTTACCCCAAGCCAGCTGACGTGTCCATGCACAAGAACCTGCCAAACTTCGTGGCCGAGCGCGGCGGCGTAGCCCTGCGCCCCTCCGACGGAGTTATCCACTCCTGGCTCAACCGCCTGCTCATCCCCGACACCGTGGGAACCGGCGGTGACTCCCACACCCGCTTCCCCATCGGCATCTCCTTCCCCGCCGGTTCCGGCCTCATCGCCTTCGCCGGTGCCCTGGGCTTCATGCCCCTGGATATGCCCGAGTCCGTACTGGTGCGCTTCAAAGGCAAACTGCGCGAAGGCATCACCCTGCGCGACGTGGTCAACGCCATCCCCTACTACGCCATCAAGCAAGGCCTGCTGACCGTACCCAAAGCCGGCAAGATCAACTGCTTCAACGGCCGCATCCTGGAAATGGAAGGCCTGCCTGAGCTGAGCGTAGAACAGGCCTTCGAACTGACCGACGCCGCCGCCGAGCGCTCCGCCGCCGCTGGCTGCATCAAGCTCTCCGAAGCAAGCGTTGTGGCCTACCTCAAGTCCAACATCGCCCTCATGGAGCAGATGATCAAAGACGGCTACCAGGATGCCAAGACCCTTGAGAAGCGCATCGCCGACGTCAAAGAGTGGCTGAAGAACCCCAGACTCATCGAAGCCGACTCCAACGCCGAATACGCCGAAATCATCGAAATCAACCTGGACGAAATGACCGAGCCCATCGTGGCCTGCCCCAACGACCCCGACGACGTGAAACTCCTCTCGGAAGTTGCCGGCACCAAAGTGGACGACGTCTTCATCGGCTCCTGCATGACCAACATCGGCCACTTCCGCGCCGCCGCCAAAATCTTTGAGGGCGAGAAATTCAACCCCGGAGTGCGCACCTGGCTGACCCCTCCCACCCGCATGGACTACAAGAAGCTCATGGCCGAAGCCACCTTCGCCAAGTTCAGCGCCATCGGAGCCCGCATCGAGCAGCCAGGCTGCTCCCTGTGCATGGGCAACCAGGCCCGCGTCCCCGACAAGGTGACCGTGTTCTCCACCTCCACCCGTAACTTCGACAACCGCCTCGGTGACGGCGCCCAGGTCTTCCTCGGCTCCGCCGAAGTTGCCGCCGTGATCGCCCTGACCGGTAAAATCCCCACTCCCCAGGAGTACCTGGACATCTACCGCCAGCGCGTCGCCCCCCACGCCGCAGACGTGTACAACTACCTGCAGTTCGACGAACTGCCCCAGGACATCGTCTCCCTGGTGTAA
- a CDS encoding deoxyguanosinetriphosphate triphosphohydrolase: MIRQQLEQREKSILHPRATLSSESLGRVRPIEECSYRTVFQRDRDRILHSKAFRRLKHKTQVFMAPSNDHYRTRLTHTLEVSQIARTITRALGLNEDLTEAIALGHDLGHTPMGHAGERVLADIMEEGFHHAHQSLRVVDLLENHGAGLNLTREVRDGILLHSKGKGKLRQAHLPMTLEGQVVRISDAVAYINHDIDDALRAELLHEDDLPRQTLMVLGRTHSQRIQRMVEDIIFTTMQSDYAAILMSDEVNEATEELKTFMYNAVYPHPSIQVEFEKAYKIIKELYEYYQNHINSIEYSVTDASPQRQVCDYLAGMTDRYLLDQYHKIFLPKPWGM, encoded by the coding sequence ATGATACGTCAGCAACTGGAACAACGGGAAAAATCCATACTGCATCCCCGGGCGACTCTCAGTTCCGAGAGTCTCGGCAGGGTGCGCCCCATAGAAGAATGCTCCTACCGCACGGTTTTCCAGCGCGACCGCGACCGCATTCTCCACAGCAAGGCGTTTCGGCGTCTCAAGCACAAGACTCAGGTCTTCATGGCTCCCTCCAACGACCACTACCGTACCCGCCTGACCCATACGCTGGAGGTTTCCCAGATCGCCCGTACCATCACCCGTGCGCTGGGGCTCAACGAAGATCTGACCGAGGCCATTGCCCTGGGGCACGATCTTGGCCATACGCCCATGGGCCATGCTGGTGAGCGGGTGCTGGCGGATATCATGGAAGAGGGCTTTCACCACGCGCATCAGAGTCTGCGGGTGGTGGATCTGCTGGAAAACCATGGAGCGGGCCTGAATCTGACCCGCGAGGTGCGTGATGGCATTCTGCTGCACTCCAAGGGCAAGGGAAAGCTGCGTCAGGCTCATCTGCCCATGACCCTGGAGGGTCAGGTGGTGCGCATTTCCGACGCTGTTGCCTATATCAACCACGATATCGATGATGCTCTGCGGGCGGAGCTGCTCCATGAGGATGATCTTCCCCGTCAGACGCTGATGGTTCTGGGGCGCACCCACTCCCAGCGTATTCAGCGCATGGTGGAGGATATTATTTTCACCACCATGCAAAGTGATTATGCCGCTATCCTCATGAGCGACGAGGTGAATGAGGCCACGGAGGAGCTGAAAACCTTTATGTACAATGCGGTTTATCCGCATCCAAGCATTCAGGTTGAATTCGAAAAGGCTTACAAGATAATAAAAGAACTTTACGAATACTATCAAAACCATATAAACTCCATTGAGTACAGCGTGACAGACGCTTCGCCGCAGCGTCAGGTGTGTGATTATCTGGCCGGCATGACTGACCGTTACTTATTGGACCAATACCACAAAATCTTTCTACCAAAACCCTGGGGAATGTAG